A stretch of the uncultured Trichococcus sp. genome encodes the following:
- the helD gene encoding RNA polymerase recycling motor HelD, whose translation MHKDLTKEQERVHRVIQVISEERTRLAEQVEEKSEKQRQQLKESKEIKISQGSSESVWESSVELRAFEQELMIRNNELQNSNERVAVLEKMQDEPYFGRIDYHDDYGNETIYIGIGSLFEKDENLIVDWRSPIASLYYEGSKGEKVKLMIANQPMTYGVDLKRQFLIRQAEIIRMMDTDNVMGDPYLLEVLEGPSSYQMGTVVSTLQKEQNQIVRETKAAVTLIEGVAGSGKTVVLMQKIAYLLYAFRDQLQSEEVVLFSPNKIFQEYVSQVLPALGELNVGNTTFSEFMERKVTGFSLRADQEDGLAKVTVLKGSLAFYEALQKYGTLLKKRYLKFSDIRFRGDIILSQKEIESAFYSIDSQGSLASKLDILKRHLLQRVEHIQQSQKGKPWVEKEMIAMSDLDLYRYEKETHNQKAMEAAMTADILEDAFEPIVARIEALAFIRYKNQYIHFLRAVPKLLSLDAFGLSEDQWRAHIAVVAEHMAEKSVLLEDLDAYYSLRLLLKGPSSDMKYQYICLDEVQDFSPFQLQMLQHAYPSARFIMSGDLNQNILNRRLSFDDLRTIFSESTFQAYRLLTSYRSTNEIVRFSENFIEGEKPEGTYIRSGKKPEALLTEDGRLDMGYIRQKVESSVAAGMRVAFISRNAEDAERISQELSVAGIAFKLVQQDTDNSHHPVLIMPARLAKGLEFDVVFAICHYPSKAVQNELQILYTICTRAMHELYLTVSEKEAGLLERVDPDHYDIRKM comes from the coding sequence TTGCATAAAGATCTAACGAAGGAACAAGAACGTGTCCATCGCGTCATTCAAGTCATCAGTGAGGAAAGAACGCGATTGGCCGAGCAAGTAGAAGAAAAAAGCGAAAAGCAGAGACAGCAATTAAAGGAATCCAAAGAGATCAAAATCAGCCAAGGATCCTCGGAGAGTGTCTGGGAATCATCTGTAGAACTGCGGGCTTTTGAGCAGGAGTTGATGATCCGCAATAATGAATTGCAGAACAGCAATGAGCGCGTCGCTGTATTGGAAAAGATGCAGGATGAACCATATTTTGGCCGTATCGATTATCACGATGATTACGGAAATGAGACGATCTATATCGGAATCGGATCCCTGTTCGAGAAAGATGAGAATCTGATTGTTGACTGGCGTTCACCGATCGCATCGCTTTATTACGAGGGAAGCAAAGGCGAAAAAGTGAAGCTGATGATAGCCAATCAACCGATGACGTACGGCGTTGACCTGAAACGGCAATTTCTGATCAGACAAGCGGAAATCATCCGCATGATGGATACCGACAATGTCATGGGCGATCCATATTTGCTGGAAGTGTTGGAGGGTCCTTCATCCTATCAGATGGGGACGGTCGTATCCACCTTGCAGAAAGAACAGAACCAGATCGTCAGGGAAACCAAAGCAGCCGTCACGCTGATAGAAGGGGTGGCGGGATCAGGGAAAACGGTTGTCCTGATGCAGAAGATTGCTTATCTGCTGTATGCTTTCCGGGACCAACTGCAATCGGAAGAGGTCGTCCTGTTTTCTCCGAACAAGATATTCCAGGAATACGTCTCTCAGGTGCTGCCCGCATTGGGTGAACTGAACGTGGGGAACACGACCTTCAGTGAGTTCATGGAGCGGAAGGTTACCGGATTTTCCTTGCGTGCCGATCAAGAAGATGGCTTGGCGAAGGTTACGGTACTGAAGGGCAGTCTAGCATTTTATGAAGCGTTGCAGAAATACGGGACGCTTCTGAAGAAACGCTACCTGAAATTCTCGGATATCCGTTTCCGCGGTGACATCATCCTTTCGCAGAAGGAAATCGAGTCGGCCTTCTACAGCATCGATAGCCAAGGTTCATTGGCCAGCAAGTTGGATATTCTCAAAAGGCACTTGCTGCAGCGCGTGGAACATATCCAACAGTCACAAAAAGGCAAGCCTTGGGTGGAAAAAGAGATGATCGCCATGTCGGATCTGGATCTGTACCGTTATGAGAAAGAAACCCATAACCAAAAAGCGATGGAAGCGGCCATGACAGCGGATATTCTGGAGGACGCTTTTGAACCGATCGTCGCGAGGATCGAAGCGCTGGCCTTTATCCGTTACAAGAATCAATATATCCATTTTCTGCGGGCGGTCCCTAAATTGCTTTCGTTGGATGCTTTCGGCTTGAGTGAGGACCAATGGCGCGCACATATCGCAGTAGTTGCGGAACATATGGCTGAGAAGAGCGTGCTGTTGGAAGACCTGGATGCTTATTACAGTCTGCGACTGTTGCTGAAAGGACCATCCAGTGACATGAAATACCAATATATCTGTCTGGATGAGGTGCAGGATTTTTCACCTTTCCAACTGCAGATGCTGCAGCATGCCTACCCGAGCGCACGCTTCATCATGAGTGGCGACTTGAATCAGAATATCCTGAACAGACGTCTTTCCTTTGATGATCTCCGGACCATCTTTTCCGAAAGCACCTTCCAGGCATATCGCCTGCTGACCAGCTATCGCTCGACGAACGAAATCGTCCGTTTCTCGGAAAACTTTATCGAAGGTGAAAAACCGGAAGGTACCTATATCCGTTCCGGCAAGAAACCGGAAGCGCTATTGACTGAGGATGGCAGGCTCGACATGGGTTACATCCGGCAGAAGGTGGAGTCGAGTGTCGCGGCCGGTATGCGCGTGGCTTTCATCAGCCGCAATGCGGAAGACGCGGAACGCATCAGCCAGGAACTGTCGGTTGCCGGCATTGCATTCAAACTGGTGCAACAGGATACCGACAACAGCCATCATCCGGTATTGATCATGCCGGCCCGATTGGCAAAAGGTCTGGAATTCGATGTCGTTTTTGCGATTTGCCACTATCCGTCTAAAGCTGTCCAGAATGAACTGCAGATTCTTTATACAATCTGCACCCGGGCGATGCACGAACTCTATCTGACTGTTTCCGAGAAGGAAGCCGGTCTGTTGGAGCGCGTCGATCCGGATCATTATGACATAAGAAAAATGTGA